In Methanosphaera sp. ISO3-F5, a genomic segment contains:
- a CDS encoding mechanosensitive ion channel family protein gives MILDQYPELYSGILLVIKVALAIIIPIIIFTIINKTIQKYKSYNSVSKGSLEILSKILRYLTFLIIILGILDVLGIDIHSLLVSVGIVSLAVTLAAKDTLSNVISGAIIILEKRFVVGDMIEIDGHKGIVQKIGFKSVELLYKKKYMVVPNVLFTTKPFINHTRNGYYAIYFNVTILNRYNFDEKISQLEKILDDTPSILKEPKYLIMIKNITTSGVDVKVKAYIEDPNMDTKTVSEIIKRIKREMVLDDMY, from the coding sequence ATGATACTAGACCAATATCCAGAATTATATTCAGGAATACTTCTTGTTATAAAGGTAGCTTTAGCAATCATTATACCAATAATAATATTCACAATAATTAACAAGACAATACAAAAATATAAATCATATAATTCAGTATCAAAAGGCTCTTTAGAAATATTATCAAAAATACTAAGATATTTAACATTTCTAATAATAATACTTGGAATATTAGATGTATTGGGAATTGATATTCATTCATTATTGGTAAGTGTAGGAATAGTGAGCCTAGCAGTAACACTAGCCGCAAAAGACACACTAAGCAACGTAATCTCAGGAGCAATAATAATCCTAGAAAAAAGATTTGTCGTAGGAGATATGATTGAGATAGACGGCCATAAAGGAATTGTACAAAAAATAGGATTCAAATCAGTAGAATTATTATACAAGAAAAAATACATGGTAGTACCAAACGTATTATTCACAACCAAACCATTCATCAATCATACAAGAAATGGATACTATGCAATATACTTTAATGTAACAATACTTAACCGATACAATTTTGACGAAAAAATATCCCAATTAGAAAAAATACTAGACGATACCCCTTCAATATTAAAAGAACCAAAATATCTTATAATGATAAAAAACATCACAACATCAGGAGTAGATGTTAAAGTAAAAGCATATATTGAAGATCCAAACATGGATACAAAAACAGTGTCTGAAATAATTAAAAGAATAAAAAGAGAAATGGTATTGGATGATATGTATTAA
- the albA gene encoding DNA-binding protein Alba — MSENLSFTQELRKLGLIADANNNNTTSNNADKVTEKTSASKIENKTTAPLKDNKSTEEKVEKRSFDFNDSIMYIGKKPTMNYVLSINTRMLEGLDKVTVKSRGKNISKAVDVAEIVTNRFITDANDDDVKLSTEEIFREDGTSTNVSTIEIVIQRN, encoded by the coding sequence ATGAGTGAAAATTTATCATTTACACAAGAATTAAGAAAACTAGGATTAATTGCAGATGCTAACAATAACAACACAACAAGTAACAATGCTGATAAAGTTACTGAAAAGACAAGTGCTTCAAAAATTGAAAATAAAACAACTGCACCTCTTAAAGATAATAAAAGTACAGAAGAGAAAGTTGAAAAAAGAAGTTTTGATTTTAACGATTCCATAATGTATATTGGAAAAAAACCTACCATGAATTATGTTTTATCTATTAACACAAGAATGCTTGAAGGTTTAGATAAAGTTACTGTTAAATCAAGAGGAAAAAACATCAGTAAAGCTGTGGATGTAGCAGAAATTGTTACAAACAGATTCATTACAGATGCAAATGATGATGATGTGAAACTTTCTACTGAAGAAATATTCCGTGAAGACGGAACTAGTACCAATGTATCAACCATAGAAATAGTTATACAAAGAAATTAA
- a CDS encoding MBL fold metallo-hydrolase: protein MELIMLGTGNASVLNCYNSCFLLKDDNNLILVDGGGGSGIFNQLDKVGINWKQIQNIIVTHKHMDHLIGVLWIVRMFCQHTNRNEHEGTLNIYSHNEVIFLIRDFIEKFLEKKDLQLLNKSLFLIEVKDGESRNIFNKEVTFFDVCSNKAKQYGFKINYEENKNLTCCGDEPYNKINEKHVKNSDWLIHEAFCLKSEEKLFKAYEKNHSTVADACRVAEELGIKNLVLYHTEDKNIKNRKELYLSEGKKIFKGNLYVPYDLEEISI from the coding sequence ATGGAATTAATAATGTTGGGAACAGGGAATGCTTCAGTATTAAATTGTTATAATAGCTGTTTTTTACTGAAGGATGATAATAACCTCATTCTAGTAGATGGTGGGGGAGGAAGTGGCATATTTAATCAATTGGATAAGGTAGGAATCAATTGGAAACAGATACAAAATATTATAGTTACACATAAACACATGGATCATCTTATAGGGGTATTGTGGATAGTTAGAATGTTCTGTCAGCATACTAATCGTAACGAACACGAAGGAACTTTAAATATCTATTCTCACAATGAAGTCATATTCCTAATAAGAGACTTCATAGAAAAGTTCCTGGAAAAAAAAGACCTTCAATTATTGAATAAATCATTATTTTTAATAGAAGTGAAAGATGGCGAATCAAGAAATATATTTAATAAAGAAGTAACATTTTTTGATGTATGTTCAAATAAAGCAAAACAGTATGGATTTAAGATTAATTATGAAGAAAACAAGAATTTAACTTGTTGTGGCGATGAACCATACAATAAAATTAATGAAAAACATGTTAAAAATAGTGACTGGTTAATTCATGAAGCTTTTTGTCTAAAATCAGAAGAAAAATTGTTTAAAGCATACGAGAAAAATCATTCAACAGTTGCTGATGCATGTAGAGTAGCAGAAGAATTAGGGATAAAAAATCTGGTATTATATCATACTGAAGATAAAAATATTAAAAATAGGAAAGAATTATATCTTTCTGAAGGTAAAAAGATTTTCAAGGGAAATTTGTATGTTCCCTATGATTTAGAAGAAATTTCCATTTAA
- a CDS encoding putative quinol monooxygenase: protein MIIVNATFEPKEGKLDEILEKAEPLINASKTHEGNISYNLYKNVQDNSLTFVEQWQSSEALQKHMKTEEFLLFGQETKDLFAKDLEIKIYTAELLTDESAAK from the coding sequence ATGATTATTGTAAATGCAACTTTTGAACCAAAAGAAGGAAAATTAGATGAAATTCTTGAAAAAGCAGAACCTTTAATAAATGCTTCAAAAACTCATGAAGGAAATATTAGTTATAACTTGTATAAAAATGTACAGGATAATTCATTAACTTTTGTTGAACAATGGCAGTCATCTGAAGCTTTACAGAAACATATGAAAACAGAAGAGTTCTTATTGTTTGGTCAGGAAACAAAGGATTTATTTGCTAAAGATTTAGAAATAAAAATTTATACTGCAGAATTACTTACTGATGAATCTGCAGCTAAATAA
- a CDS encoding aldo/keto reductase, producing MKKMGFGMMRLPQTDKNDFSNVDQEQVNKMADKFIEAGYTYFDTAYPYHDGNSEVALRKAVVERYPRDSFVIADKLPLFAITKEEELEPIFQEQLKRCGVDYFDYYLLHNASGFSEAGFIGVNSFEFAIQKKKEGKIKHLGLSSHANAEYIENLLKKYPEMEFIQLQINYLDWENEGVEARKCYEVARKYELPIVIMEPLKGGFLANLPEEAQKLMEQYNDDKPVAWALKYDASLEGVFMVLSGASSLEQMEENIEIFENFEPITDEQQEIIDKVVKIINSQITVPCTKCKYCINACPKNINIPKLFDWYNNQKIENVDIFTAVGNAYVNYSKIEGNGIASDCISCGLCEKECPQHIKIPEVMKDVKETFEIPLYGFSNE from the coding sequence ATGAAAAAAATGGGATTCGGAATGATGAGACTACCACAAACAGACAAAAACGATTTTAGCAATGTTGACCAAGAACAAGTAAATAAAATGGCAGATAAATTTATAGAAGCAGGATACACATATTTCGACACAGCATACCCATACCATGATGGAAACAGTGAAGTAGCATTAAGAAAAGCAGTAGTAGAAAGATACCCACGAGATTCATTTGTAATAGCAGATAAACTACCACTATTCGCAATAACCAAAGAAGAAGAATTAGAACCAATATTCCAGGAACAACTAAAAAGATGCGGAGTAGACTATTTCGACTACTACCTACTACACAACGCAAGCGGATTCTCAGAAGCAGGATTCATCGGAGTAAACTCATTCGAATTTGCAATACAAAAGAAAAAAGAAGGAAAAATAAAACATCTAGGACTATCATCACACGCAAATGCAGAATACATAGAAAACCTACTCAAAAAATATCCAGAAATGGAATTTATCCAACTACAAATCAACTACCTGGACTGGGAAAATGAAGGAGTAGAAGCAAGAAAATGTTACGAAGTAGCAAGAAAATATGAACTTCCAATAGTCATAATGGAACCACTAAAAGGAGGATTCCTAGCAAACCTACCAGAAGAAGCACAAAAACTAATGGAACAATACAATGATGATAAACCAGTCGCATGGGCACTCAAATATGATGCAAGCTTAGAAGGTGTGTTCATGGTACTCAGTGGAGCAAGTAGTCTAGAACAAATGGAAGAAAACATAGAAATATTCGAAAACTTCGAACCAATCACAGATGAACAACAAGAAATAATAGACAAAGTAGTAAAAATAATCAACAGTCAAATAACAGTACCATGCACAAAATGCAAATACTGCATAAATGCATGTCCTAAAAACATAAACATACCAAAACTATTTGACTGGTATAATAACCAAAAAATAGAAAACGTTGATATATTCACAGCAGTAGGTAATGCATACGTTAACTATTCAAAAATAGAAGGTAACGGAATAGCTTCTGACTGTATAAGCTGTGGATTATGCGAAAAAGAATGTCCACAACACATTAAAATACCAGAAGTAATGAAGGATGTTAAAGAAACATTTGAAATTCCATTATATGGTTTTTCAAATGAATAA
- a CDS encoding TatD family hydrolase, with product MELIDIGLNLMHKSYDKDRLDVLREARKVGVTKSIITGSSIRSSISAVEYARGNSCVYATCGVHPHDAKTCDENTIDTLRKLAEEDCVVAIGECGLDYNRNFSPQPVQRKWFEKQIELAEELDMPLFLHDRESYDDFAKIMRKHSKVASRSVVHCFTGTKYEAEDYLDLGCYIGVTGWICDERRNDELLKAIKVIPPERLMIETDGPFLLPRDLSPKPKKNRNDPKYLPHILKRIAKEMNMDYEELGDIVTSNTRKFFKI from the coding sequence ATGGAATTAATAGATATTGGTCTTAATTTGATGCATAAATCTTATGATAAAGATAGGTTAGATGTTTTAAGAGAAGCTAGAAAAGTTGGTGTGACTAAATCAATTATTACTGGAAGTAGTATAAGGTCCAGTATTAGTGCTGTTGAATATGCTAGAGGCAATTCCTGTGTTTATGCTACTTGTGGTGTTCATCCTCATGATGCTAAAACTTGTGATGAAAATACTATTGATACTTTAAGAAAACTTGCTGAAGAGGATTGTGTGGTTGCTATTGGTGAGTGTGGATTAGATTATAATAGAAACTTTTCGCCACAACCTGTTCAGAGAAAATGGTTTGAAAAGCAGATTGAGTTAGCAGAAGAATTAGATATGCCCTTGTTTCTCCATGATCGTGAGTCTTATGATGATTTTGCTAAGATTATGCGTAAACATTCTAAAGTTGCTTCTAGAAGTGTTGTTCACTGTTTTACAGGTACTAAGTATGAAGCTGAGGATTACCTGGACTTGGGTTGTTATATTGGAGTTACGGGATGGATTTGTGATGAACGAAGGAATGATGAATTATTGAAGGCTATTAAGGTTATTCCTCCTGAACGGTTGATGATTGAAACTGATGGTCCATTTTTGTTACCTCGTGATTTATCTCCGAAACCTAAGAAAAATAGGAATGATCCTAAATATTTACCACATATTTTAAAGAGAATTGCTAAAGAGATGAATATGGATTATGAGGAATTAGGAGATATTGTTACTAGTAATACTCGTAAATTCTTTAAAATATGA
- a CDS encoding stage II sporulation protein M, translating to MDENNSTQRLTSDKHNIIYFTNNENVKEEQEGVQTSPKKIEATRYIAPVIISILIYSICAWATKAGFVEILDLELPFLIILTLILTESVIQGFAKYSYPLYVLAGIIVYSVSKNYALFIIIALTGVLVSRCLEEIYYNRYDYPNMNDDDFNIKSFVSRIKYHILLSLLLFVIFLILGYFYPGVFQPLVMPSVENLHNGVQEGTVKLETIPLFINNFSVAANMILSGFYLSTYTVYLLVFNALFIGFSGAITNIKYFLAFTLPHGIIELFAIILSCAAGLRITHALLVLLNGIKLNMENKSEIFADACNNFVKMFIDVAILIILIVIMLLVAAFIEANLTITIGTFLYNF from the coding sequence ATGGATGAAAATAATTCAACTCAAAGATTAACAAGTGATAAACATAACATAATATATTTCACCAATAATGAAAATGTTAAAGAAGAACAAGAAGGTGTACAAACATCTCCTAAGAAAATAGAAGCAACTCGATATATTGCTCCTGTAATTATCTCAATTCTTATCTATTCAATATGTGCATGGGCTACTAAGGCAGGTTTTGTTGAAATACTTGATTTAGAACTTCCTTTTCTAATCATTCTTACATTGATACTTACTGAATCCGTTATTCAAGGTTTTGCTAAGTATTCATACCCTCTTTATGTTTTAGCAGGGATTATAGTTTATTCTGTTAGTAAGAATTATGCATTATTTATTATAATAGCATTAACTGGTGTTCTAGTATCAAGATGTTTAGAAGAGATTTATTATAACAGGTATGATTATCCAAACATGAATGATGATGACTTTAATATAAAGTCTTTTGTTTCTAGGATAAAATATCATATTCTTCTTTCATTACTGTTATTTGTAATATTTCTGATTTTAGGATACTTTTATCCGGGAGTATTTCAGCCTTTAGTAATGCCTTCTGTTGAAAACTTACATAATGGTGTTCAAGAAGGAACAGTGAAATTGGAAACAATCCCCTTATTTATCAATAATTTCTCTGTTGCAGCGAATATGATTTTAAGCGGATTTTATCTTAGTACATATACAGTGTACCTGTTAGTGTTTAATGCATTGTTTATAGGTTTTTCAGGGGCTATTACAAATATTAAATATTTCTTAGCATTTACTTTACCTCATGGAATAATTGAGTTATTTGCAATAATATTATCTTGTGCAGCTGGTTTAAGAATTACTCATGCACTTCTTGTGTTGTTAAATGGAATTAAATTAAATATGGAGAATAAGTCAGAAATTTTTGCTGATGCTTGTAATAATTTTGTTAAAATGTTTATAGATGTGGCCATACTGATTATATTAATTGTGATTATGTTATTAGTTGCTGCATTTATTGAAGCAAATTTAACTATAACTATTGGAACATTTTTATATAATTTTTAG